GCAAAGGCACGCTGCCGACAAACACACGCCCATCGGGAATCAAATCTTCCAGCGCGTGGCGCGGTCGGGTGGTTTCTTTGAACGCCGCGTCGGAATCGTACAGCAATCCGTATCCAGGAACGGACGCAGCTCTTCCTTTGCGCGAAGACGTGTTAGCGGTCAGCGGATAAAACAATTCCAGAACGCGGCCATCGCTCAGTTTGGTTCGCGTGAACTTGCCTGGCTGTTTATCCAGGTTGCCTTCTTTTTCGTTCGCCAACAGCCTTTGGCTATCTGCGAAACTGATGCGGCGCGGACTCGAATTGTATTTTGGAGCTTGGTTGGCAACGGCTGCCGCTTGAAATAAGAGTGTAAGAAAGAGAATTGGCAAAAGCGGTTTGGGGCTGAAGCGTTGAAATTGCAAGTACTACCTCTCTTGATTTTGCTGCCGCTGGGGTTACAGCAGGTCTTTTCTCAGTTTTTTCTCCAGCCGATTCATTTCACCATGATCGGTTTCGTGGTCATAACCGGCCAGATGCAATGTGCCGTGGATAATCAGATGTTGGATTTCCGTTTCGAACGTCAGGCCGAGTTCGGCGGCATACGCTGCGGCAGTTTCGACCGAAATGACGACATCGCCCAGATGTGCGTTGCCATCTTCAGGGAAAAAGTTGTCAGGGGATTCGTGATAAGCAAATGAAAGAACGTCGGTGGGTTTGTCAATTTGCCGATAATTTCGGTTCAATCGGCGCATTTCCCGGTCACGAATAAAGCTGATGGTCAGTGTGGCGTCCTGGCGGCCAATTCGATCCAGCACGGCCCGCGAAAGTTGCGACACCGCTTTCAGATCAAGCTTGAATTGCCGCTGCCGATTCAGGACTTCAATTTCAAAGTACTCAATCTCCTTGTTTCCTTGTCTCCCTGTCTCCGCGCCTCGCTTAGAGGCTGATCTTTTTGTTGTGCTCATCGTAGGCTTTGATAATCATCTGCACCAATTGATGCCGAACCACATCGCGTTCGTCG
The sequence above is a segment of the Acidobacteriota bacterium genome. Coding sequences within it:
- the ybeY gene encoding rRNA maturation RNase YbeY, whose amino-acid sequence is MSQLSRAVLDRIGRQDATLTISFIRDREMRRLNRNYRQIDKPTDVLSFAYHESPDNFFPEDGNAHLGDVVISVETAAAYAAELGLTFETEIQHLIIHGTLHLAGYDHETDHGEMNRLEKKLRKDLL